A portion of the Sabethes cyaneus chromosome 3, idSabCyanKW18_F2, whole genome shotgun sequence genome contains these proteins:
- the LOC128743213 gene encoding trafficking protein particle complex subunit 4 translates to MVIYGVYIVSKSGGLIFNLDHNVPKIETERTFNYPLEINLEYEPKKVSVSFGQKDGINVGHVLVSVNGILANGLALEDGRDIKELIENKDNYPLTLKFSRPKMTTNEKIFLASMFYPLFAIASQLSPEPKSSGIEILEADTFRLHCFQTLTGVKFMVVAENIQSGMDVLLRRVYELYADYVLKNPFYSLEMPIRCELFDVNLQALLEQVEKNGIASI, encoded by the exons ATGGTCATTTATGGAGTATACATTGTAAGCAAATCTGGAGGGTTAATTTTCAATTTGGACCACAATGTACCAAAGATAGAAACAGAGCGAACGTTCAATTACCCGCTGGAAATTAACTTGGAGTACGAACCGAAAAAAGTATCGGTTTCATTTGGGCAAAAGGATGGAATAAACG TTGGACACGTCCTTGTCAGCGTAAATGGTATACTGGCAAACGGTTTGGCACTAGAAGACGGACGGGACATCAAAGAGTTGATAGAAAATAAGGATAATTATCCACTTACGTTAAAGTTCAGTCGACCGAAAATGACAACCAACGAAAAGATATTTCTTGCCAGTATGTTCTACCCGCTGTTTGCCATTGCCAGTCAGCTCAGTCCGGAACCGAAAAGCAGTGGCATTGAAATATTGGAAGCTGACACTTTCCGTTTGCATTGCTTCCAAACGCTGACGGGCGTTAAGTTCATGGTGGTGGCTGAGAACATTCAGAGCGGAATGGATGTGTTGTTGCGGAGGGTTTATGAATTATATGCTGATTATGTGCTTAAGAATCCTTTCTACTCGTTGGAGATGCCTATCCGTTGCGAGTTATTTGACGTAAATCTACAGGCCTTATTGGAGCAAGTAGAAAAGAACGGTATTGCTAGTATTTAA